The genomic stretch ACCCCACCAGCCGAGCGGCCCCGCCACGCCCAGTGCCAGGATCACCAGCCCCGCCGCGATCCGCAGCGCACGATCCACGCCACCCACATTGCAGGTCATGCCGTCATTCCTTCATCCGGGCCGGTCAAGCCCGGCCACGCGGGGGTTGTCGCTCCGGCGCGGCGGCGCGTCGGTGACGAAGTCACGCCCCGGCAGTGCCGTCCTTGATGCGCAGCAGGCCCGCGGGGTCGAGCGGCGTCACCGCGCCGCGCTCGGTCCGCACCAGCCCTGCCTTCGCGAAGGCCGCGAGGCGGCGGCTGATGACCTCCCGCGCGGTGCCGATGTCGGCGGCGATTTCCTGCTGCGTCGTCGCCACCGTGCCCGGCGCGCGATCCAGCAGATAGGCCGCGAGGCGCGCATCGACGCTGCGGAAGGACAGGTCCTCGATACGCCCCATCAGCGCGCCGAGGCGCGCGGCGAAGCCGGCGAGGACGAAGGTGCGGAAGGCGGCGCTGTCCTGCACCAGAGCGCCGAACAGCGCGGCAGGCAGCAGCAGGCCTTCGCAATCGGCTTCCGCCGTCGCCTCCGCGGAATAGGGTTCCTCGGCGAACAGGCAGGATGTGGTGATGGCGCAGGCCTGCCCCGGTTCGACGCGATAGAGCAGCAGCGCGTGGCCGTCCTCGGCGATCAGGTCGACGCGCGCGCGCCCGGTGCGCAGCAGCACGAAGCCGCGGCAGGGGTCGCCCGGACGGAACAGCGTCGCGCCGGCGGGTGCGCGCAGCGGCAACGCACCGGCGGCGATGCGCGCCCGCGTCGCGGAGTCGATCGTTGCGGGCAGGGCGGTGTCGGGCATGACCATCCGCCGAAGGTGCCGACGCGCCGGGCTTGGCTCAAGGGGCGGGGTGAGGGGCGTTCAGGCAGCGGGCGAACGCCGCGCATGTCCGGCATGGACCGTGCGCACGGCCGCCGGCGGCGACCCGCGGATATGGGCGGGGCCGGTCGCGCCCTTAGCGCCTGGTTCCACCCCGGCGGCGGCGTGGCCCCGCTGGCACAGCGCGGGGGGAAAGACGACCCGCGCGTGAGAAACATCGATTTGCCAGCCCTATTCGCGATATTCTTCATCATCCTTGTCAACGCTCACGCCCGGATAAGCACGGTCCATGCCCCGCGCCGCCATCACCGATGATGCCCGCCTGTCGTCCCGCCCGTCGCTCGGGGGGCGTTTCGCCTCGGCCGGCGTGCGCGCCGTGCTGCGCCGCCGCGCCATGGAGGCGCTGGGCCTGCTGGTGGTGCTCGTAGCGATGGCGTTGCTGGTCGCGCTGGTTACGCACAACCCCGCCGACCCATCCCTGAACACCGCGACAGCGGGCGGCGTGACCAACCTGGCCGGCAGGCCCGGCGCGATCGTCTCGGACATCCTGCTGCAGGGCTTCGGCTTTGCCGGCGGGCTGCCGGCGCTGGCGCTGATCGCCTGGGCCTTCCGGCTGGTGACGCATCGTGGCCTCGGCTCGCCGGTTGCCAGGCTGGGCGGGCTGGTGGCCGGACTGCCGCTGGCCGCGGCGGCGCTGTCGGTGCTGCCCCTGCCGGCCGAGGTGCCGGTCACGGCGGGTCCAGGTGGCGCGATCGGGGTGCTGATCTCGGGCGGCCTGGGGGATGGGCTGGTCGCGCTGATGGGGCCATCGGGGCTGGTCGTGGCGCAGGGTGTGCTCACGGTGGCGGCGGTTGGCGCTGCCTTCATCGCCTGCGGCCTGACGGTCGGCGAATGGCGCGGGGCCGGGCGCGCGGCCGTTGGTGTCGCGGGCCAGGCGGCGGTGGGGGCAAGCCAGGCGGCGGTCGGCGTCGCGCGGTCGGGCGCCGCGGCGCTGCGCCGGCCCGACCCGGATGACGAGGAGCCGCCCCAGGCGCCCGAGCGACCTGGCCTGGTGGCGCGCCTGGCCGGCCGCTTCCGCCGTGCCGGGCGCAATGCGGGCGGGCTGTGGCGACGCGAACCGTCGGTGCCGCTCGGCACCATGCTGCGCGCCGCGGACGAGGCTGCCGCCGCCGTACCGCCGAGCCCGACCGCACCGCCCGCGCCCCTGCCGGGCCAGGCCGGCGATGCGCGCGCCGGGACGGAGCCGCCCCGCACGCCGAAGCTGACGCGCCGCGCCACGCCGTCCGCCGACAGCCAGCGGCGGCCGCCGGAACAACGCGCGCTCGATCTGCGCGACGGGTCGTGGAAGTTGCCGCCACTGGATCTGCTGACCGAGGCACCGGCGCGCCGGTCCGGCGGGCCGTCGGAGGAATCGCTGCAGGCCAATGCGCGGCTGCTGGAATCCGTGCTGGAAGACTACGGCGTGCGCGGGCGCATCACCGAGATCCGCCCCGGCCCTGTAGTCACGCTGTATGAGCTGGAACCGGCGCCGGGGACGAAATCCTCGCGCGTGATCGGCCTGGCGGATGATATCGCGCGGTCGAT from Roseomonas fluvialis encodes the following:
- a CDS encoding YgaP family membrane protein, producing MTCNVGGVDRALRIAAGLVILALGVAGPLGWWGLVGLVPLATGVLRVCPAYTILGVRTCAADGKAA
- a CDS encoding Crp/Fnr family transcriptional regulator; translated protein: MPDTALPATIDSATRARIAAGALPLRAPAGATLFRPGDPCRGFVLLRTGRARVDLIAEDGHALLLYRVEPGQACAITTSCLFAEEPYSAEATAEADCEGLLLPAALFGALVQDSAAFRTFVLAGFAARLGALMGRIEDLSFRSVDARLAAYLLDRAPGTVATTQQEIAADIGTAREVISRRLAAFAKAGLVRTERGAVTPLDPAGLLRIKDGTAGA
- a CDS encoding DNA translocase FtsK, whose protein sequence is MPRAAITDDARLSSRPSLGGRFASAGVRAVLRRRAMEALGLLVVLVAMALLVALVTHNPADPSLNTATAGGVTNLAGRPGAIVSDILLQGFGFAGGLPALALIAWAFRLVTHRGLGSPVARLGGLVAGLPLAAAALSVLPLPAEVPVTAGPGGAIGVLISGGLGDGLVALMGPSGLVVAQGVLTVAAVGAAFIACGLTVGEWRGAGRAAVGVAGQAAVGASQAAVGVARSGAAALRRPDPDDEEPPQAPERPGLVARLAGRFRRAGRNAGGLWRREPSVPLGTMLRAADEAAAAVPPSPTAPPAPLPGQAGDARAGTEPPRTPKLTRRATPSADSQRRPPEQRALDLRDGSWKLPPLDLLTEAPARRSGGPSEESLQANARLLESVLEDYGVRGRITEIRPGPVVTLYELEPAPGTKSSRVIGLADDIARSMSLIAVRIATVPGRNVIGIEMPNAKREMVYLSEMFADEAWGRNQAKLPLALGKDIGGTPVIADLARMPHLLIAGTTGSGKSVGINTMILSLLYRYGPDECRFIMIDPKMLELSVYDRIPHLLAPVVTEPPKAIGALKWTVREMERRYRAMSQLGVRNIGGYNEKVVAARARSEVLTRKVQTGFDPDTGKPVFEEQPLALEPLPMIVVVIDEMADLMIVAGKEIEAAVQRLAQMARAAGIHVIMATQRPSVDVITGTIKANFPTRISFQVTSKIDSRTILGEQGAEQLLGQGDMLHMPGGQRVARVHGPFVSDTEVERVVEFLREQGEPQYVEEVTEEPDDDGGALPGMLGGNTDGEASLYDQAVALVTREGKASTSFVQRHLNIGYNRAAKLIEQMEKEGVVGAANHVGKREVLAPGPRD